The Coprococcus phoceensis genomic sequence ATTCTGTTGCTAAAGAAATTCGGAATACTTTTCCTGGTATAAAAGGATTCAACAGACGCGGTTTATATAGAATGAAAAAATTTTATGAAACATATTGTGAGGATGAATTTGTGACAACACTGTTGACACAAATTAGTTGGAGTAATCATCTTGCTATTATGTCCAAGGCGAAGACAGTAGAAGAAAGGCATTTTTATATAACTCTTTGTATAAAAGAATCTTATTCTGCTAGAGAGTTAGAACGTCAGATTAATAGTGGATATTATGAACGTTATATGCTTTCACAAGAAAAACTTTTACCAGAACCGATCAAAGGGCTCAAAAAGAATCCATTTTTAGACTCATATATCATAGAATTCCTTGATTTGCCAAAGAATTTTAAAGAGTCGGATTTGAGAAAAGGTTTGATTCAGAATATGAAAGATTTTATTCTTGAGGTAGGAAAAGATTTTACATTTATTGATGAAGAATATAGAGTACAAGTAGGTGGAGAAGATTTTCGGATTGATTTACTGTTTTTTCATAGAGGTCTGCAATGTTTGGTGGCTTTTGAGTTAAAGATTGGAAAATTCAAACCAGAATATATTTCTAAAATGG encodes the following:
- a CDS encoding PDDEXK nuclease domain-containing protein, with the protein product MKNEISFAENLIKIIEDSRNNALKRVNEELIQMYWKIGESLSKEAENTSFGDAYIDSVAKEIRNTFPGIKGFNRRGLYRMKKFYETYCEDEFVTTLLTQISWSNHLAIMSKAKTVEERHFYITLCIKESYSARELERQINSGYYERYMLSQEKLLPEPIKGLKKNPFLDSYIIEFLDLPKNFKESDLRKGLIQNMKDFILEVGKDFTFIDEEYRVQVGGEDFRIDLLFFHRGLQCLVAFELKIGKFKPEYISKMDFYLEALDRQKKKENENPSVGMILCASKDDEVVEYAMSRTMSPMMVAEYKLQLPDKTVLQKKLQELINMPLLEE